The proteins below come from a single Marinobacter bohaiensis genomic window:
- a CDS encoding ABC transporter substrate-binding protein, translated as MSLTRLCCACLVLAFAVSTHAADTLKIGFNYPQNGRYKDQGLQERLGAFMAVDEINQAGGILGKPIELVIRNNSSDPKQGAANTAELIDQEDAAMVFGGVSSAVAIASGEEARKRDRLYFGTLTYSNATTGSAGHRHMFREPFNAWMAAKAISHHLQNRYAGQKFFYITADYTWGWSTESSMRRFTDTGNDQAHPGVKTPFPNAYLKDFKAALDKADAANPEVLVMVLFGDDMVRALNLAYEMGLKDKMQIVVPNLTLGMAQDVGPTIMEGVIGAAPWVWEAPYQYDYPRGRQFVEEFARRYEMRPSSAAASAYSILHQYRDAVERAGTTDTSAVIRALEDYRYSLLKDEQQWRAFDHQNVQTVYVVRSKTREEVMDDPMGADYFEIVDTLDGNTAAKTLEEWQEERREASKPLSL; from the coding sequence ATGTCACTCACGCGTCTTTGCTGTGCGTGCCTTGTGCTCGCATTCGCGGTATCAACTCACGCCGCCGACACACTCAAGATCGGCTTCAACTACCCGCAGAACGGCCGCTACAAGGACCAGGGCCTGCAGGAACGGCTCGGCGCCTTCATGGCCGTCGACGAAATCAACCAGGCCGGCGGCATTCTCGGAAAACCCATCGAACTGGTCATCCGCAACAACAGCAGCGATCCCAAACAGGGCGCCGCCAACACCGCCGAGCTGATCGACCAGGAAGACGCCGCCATGGTCTTCGGCGGCGTATCCAGTGCCGTGGCCATCGCCTCGGGCGAGGAAGCCCGCAAGCGGGATCGTCTCTACTTCGGCACCCTCACCTACTCCAACGCCACGACCGGCAGTGCCGGGCACCGCCACATGTTCCGGGAACCCTTCAACGCCTGGATGGCGGCCAAGGCCATCAGTCATCACCTGCAGAATCGCTACGCCGGGCAGAAATTCTTCTACATCACCGCCGATTACACCTGGGGCTGGTCCACCGAATCCTCCATGCGGCGCTTCACCGACACCGGTAACGACCAGGCCCATCCGGGGGTCAAGACGCCTTTTCCCAACGCCTACCTGAAAGACTTCAAGGCCGCCCTGGACAAAGCCGACGCCGCCAACCCGGAAGTGCTGGTGATGGTGCTGTTCGGCGACGACATGGTGCGCGCCCTCAACCTGGCCTACGAGATGGGCCTGAAGGACAAGATGCAGATCGTGGTGCCCAACCTCACCCTGGGCATGGCGCAGGACGTGGGGCCGACCATCATGGAAGGCGTTATCGGCGCGGCGCCCTGGGTCTGGGAAGCGCCTTACCAGTATGACTACCCGCGTGGCCGGCAGTTTGTGGAGGAATTCGCACGGCGCTACGAGATGCGCCCGTCCTCGGCCGCGGCGTCCGCCTACAGCATTCTGCACCAGTACCGGGACGCCGTGGAACGCGCCGGCACCACCGACACGTCGGCGGTGATCCGCGCGCTTGAGGACTACCGCTACAGCCTGCTGAAAGACGAACAGCAGTGGCGCGCCTTCGATCACCAGAACGTGCAGACCGTCTACGTGGTGCGCAGCAAAACCCGGGAGGAAGTGATGGACGATCCGATGGGCGCGGACTACTTCGAAATCGTGGACACGCTGGACGGCAACACAGCCGCCAAGACACTGGAAGAGTGGCAGGAGGAACGCCGGGAAGCCAGCAAGCCACTCAGCCTCTGA